A section of the Chryseobacterium ginsenosidimutans genome encodes:
- a CDS encoding ferritin: MNTNRLSPTIEKALSDQMNKEIHASHVFLSYGIWADDKGYQGIANFLYRHAQEERNHSIKFMEYVLNRGGKPKVEAIPAPPDDPQSLTDCFDGVFRHEVDNTTAIYRIVDMALEEKDWATWNFMQWFVQEQIEEETLAANLIDKLKIAGGDRATDESLFTLDKTLQNTPNDVPLAQEATGDNP; encoded by the coding sequence GATCAGATGAACAAAGAAATTCATGCATCACACGTTTTCTTATCGTATGGGATCTGGGCAGACGATAAAGGATATCAGGGAATTGCAAACTTCCTTTACAGACATGCTCAGGAAGAAAGAAACCATTCTATAAAATTTATGGAATATGTGCTGAACAGGGGAGGGAAGCCGAAAGTAGAAGCCATCCCGGCTCCACCAGATGATCCGCAGTCTTTAACAGATTGTTTTGACGGGGTTTTCAGGCATGAAGTTGATAATACAACGGCAATTTACAGAATTGTAGATATGGCTTTGGAAGAAAAAGACTGGGCAACCTGGAATTTTATGCAATGGTTTGTTCAGGAACAGATCGAAGAAGAAACGCTGGCTGCCAATTTAATTGATAAGTTGAAAATTGCAGGTGGCGACAGAGCAACAGACGAATCTCTGTTTACTTTAGATAAAACACTACAAAACACGCCGAATGACGTTCCGTTGGCTCAGGAAGCTACAGGGGATAATCCTTAA